One window from the genome of Salvia miltiorrhiza cultivar Shanhuang (shh) chromosome 7, IMPLAD_Smil_shh, whole genome shotgun sequence encodes:
- the LOC130995149 gene encoding ankyrin repeat-containing protein At5g02620-like isoform X1, with translation MLERMFGEEGTTEKKLYDAATKGDLSTLQELLQEHPHLVDEVSYARSRNLLHLATMHTQVEIAKTLLSVAPEMCWWIDDQGMNPVHIAAMKGRVEILEAMLQLDLLPAMERLHRGQTVLHLCVKHRQLTTLTVLVEKLGELVYAKDDDGETLLHLAVRSNQLEMVRYLVEDNKIKKLTKNSMGKTELDVLKECSPHTAISGNYSKMKRILLRKHWLYQEQLMQGYLKITDMTMVVAVLIATMAFQSAVSPPGGVWQDDTPPHVAGKAVMASTHPKIYKHFVRANGTAFVSSLIAIILLTTGAPLREFIFLMVVYYAMWVSVAAIGVSYGASLIMTNPAHTKPLAHVVAIVVSLFVAILGSVYAYIGIQELYLSWKRRKHEQEDLTISRYFYQIFKKLNVCFIRLFLPRSDSFHDLNVQ, from the exons ATGTTGGAAAGAATGTTTGGAGAAGAAGGTACAACTGAAAAGAAACTATATGATGCTGCAACAAAGGGAGATTTATCAACATTGCAAGAACTGCTGCAAGAACATCCACACCTTGTTGATGAAGTTTCATATGCACGTTCAAGAAACCTTCTACATTTAGCAACGATGCATACACAAGTTGAGATCGCTAAAACATTGTTATCGGTAGCCCCTGAGATGTGCTGGTGGATTGATGATCAAGGCATGAACCCGGTTCATATCGCAGCCATGAAAGGGCGAGTTGAGATCTTGGAGGCGATGCTTCAACTGGATTTGCTTCCTGCTATGGAGAGACTGCATCGCGGCCAGACAGTATTGCACTTGTGCGTGAAACATCGTCAGCTTACCACGTTGACGGTTTTGGTGGAGAAATTGGGAGAACTTGTGTATGCAAAGGATGATGATGGGGAGACACTCTTGCATTTGGCTGTTAGGTCCAATCAACTTGAG ATGGTACGGTATTTGGTGGAAGACAATAAAATAAAGAAGCTAACAAAGAATTCCATGGGCAAAACGGAGCTGGATGTCTTGAAAGAGTGCTCTCCACACACAGCTATTAGTGGtaattattcaaaaatgaaaagaatctTACTACGCAAACATTGGCTATATCAAGAGCAATTGATGCAAGGCTACCTGAAGATAACCGACATGACAATGGTAGTGGCGGTCCTCATAGCCACAATGGCGTTCCAGTCGGCCGTCAGCCCCCCGGGCGGGGTGTGGCAGGACGACACGCCACCACACGTGGCCGGCAAAGCAGTGATGGCGTCTACTCATCCCAAAATATACAAACACTTCGTTCGTGCTAACGGCACGGCTTTCGTTTCATCTCTCATCGCAATCATATTGCTCACCACTGGTGCGCCTCTGAGAGAATTTATTTTCCTTATGGTCGTCTATTATGCGATGTGGGTGTCAGTGGCGGCTATCGGAGTGAGTTATGGAGCTTCCTTAATCATGACCAATCCCGCCCACACAAAACCACTTGCCCATGTTGTTGCCATAGTAGTGTCTTTATTCGTCGCCATCCTTGGATCAGTGTACGCCTACATTGGTATACAGGAGCTGTACTTGTCGTGGAAGAGAAGGAAACATGAGCAGGAAGATCTTACAATCTCGCGTTATTTTTATCAGATTTTCAAAAAGTTAAATGTATGCTTTATTCGTCTCTTCTTACCAAGGTCGGATTCTTTCCACGACCTAAACGTACAGTGA
- the LOC130995151 gene encoding uncharacterized protein LOC130995151 codes for MAAYGALVSLRQIIDRIENHPSPPISIDKQQVESLTQNVTFLQDFLDAYISRAVDDHEADPLEHRIADAVYAAEDVIESQIVLQIHNRSTIVGKISSFINLFRALCNCVTIEEDFYHDLQQVIEEMNLIMKEAMEIAAAAQLHRKVSSTHAVPSTSSSTVKEIVMVGFDEVLLEVLDKLTGGQLSRQIIPIMGMGGIVNQR; via the exons ATGGCGGCTTATGGAGCTCTGGTTTCTCTTAGGCAAATCATAGATCGCATCGAAAATCATCCTTCCCCTCCAATTTCTATCGACAAACAGCAAGTtgaatctctcactcaaaaTGTTACCTTCTTGCAGGATTTTCTTGATGCTTATATTTCCCGAGCTGTCGATGATCATGAGGCGGATCCATTGGAGCATCGCATTGCTGATGCAGTTTATGCAGCTGAGGATGTCATCGAATCCCAAATTGTGCTTCAAATTCATAACCGATCCACTATTGTTGGGAAGATATCCAGTTTTATCAACTTGTTTCGAGCTCTATGTAACTGCGTAACTATTGAGGAGGACTTCTATCACGATCTACAACAAGTGATTGAAGAAATGAATTTGATCATGAAGGAAGCCATGGAGATTGCTGCCGCAGCTCAACTGCACAGAAAGGTCTCCTCAACTCATGCTGTTCCCTCAACGTCCTCTTCCACTGTCAAGGAAATCGTGATGGTGGGCTTCGACGAGGTGTTACTTGAAGTGCTGGATAAGCTCACCGGAGGTCAACTCAGTCGCCAAATCATCCCAATTATGGGGATGGGCGGGattg TGAATCAGCGATAG
- the LOC130995149 gene encoding ankyrin repeat-containing protein At5g02620-like isoform X2 gives MFGEEGTTEKKLYDAATKGDLSTLQELLQEHPHLVDEVSYARSRNLLHLATMHTQVEIAKTLLSVAPEMCWWIDDQGMNPVHIAAMKGRVEILEAMLQLDLLPAMERLHRGQTVLHLCVKHRQLTTLTVLVEKLGELVYAKDDDGETLLHLAVRSNQLEMVRYLVEDNKIKKLTKNSMGKTELDVLKECSPHTAISGNYSKMKRILLRKHWLYQEQLMQGYLKITDMTMVVAVLIATMAFQSAVSPPGGVWQDDTPPHVAGKAVMASTHPKIYKHFVRANGTAFVSSLIAIILLTTGAPLREFIFLMVVYYAMWVSVAAIGVSYGASLIMTNPAHTKPLAHVVAIVVSLFVAILGSVYAYIGIQELYLSWKRRKHEQEDLTISRYFYQIFKKLNVCFIRLFLPRSDSFHDLNVQ, from the exons ATGTTTGGAGAAGAAGGTACAACTGAAAAGAAACTATATGATGCTGCAACAAAGGGAGATTTATCAACATTGCAAGAACTGCTGCAAGAACATCCACACCTTGTTGATGAAGTTTCATATGCACGTTCAAGAAACCTTCTACATTTAGCAACGATGCATACACAAGTTGAGATCGCTAAAACATTGTTATCGGTAGCCCCTGAGATGTGCTGGTGGATTGATGATCAAGGCATGAACCCGGTTCATATCGCAGCCATGAAAGGGCGAGTTGAGATCTTGGAGGCGATGCTTCAACTGGATTTGCTTCCTGCTATGGAGAGACTGCATCGCGGCCAGACAGTATTGCACTTGTGCGTGAAACATCGTCAGCTTACCACGTTGACGGTTTTGGTGGAGAAATTGGGAGAACTTGTGTATGCAAAGGATGATGATGGGGAGACACTCTTGCATTTGGCTGTTAGGTCCAATCAACTTGAG ATGGTACGGTATTTGGTGGAAGACAATAAAATAAAGAAGCTAACAAAGAATTCCATGGGCAAAACGGAGCTGGATGTCTTGAAAGAGTGCTCTCCACACACAGCTATTAGTGGtaattattcaaaaatgaaaagaatctTACTACGCAAACATTGGCTATATCAAGAGCAATTGATGCAAGGCTACCTGAAGATAACCGACATGACAATGGTAGTGGCGGTCCTCATAGCCACAATGGCGTTCCAGTCGGCCGTCAGCCCCCCGGGCGGGGTGTGGCAGGACGACACGCCACCACACGTGGCCGGCAAAGCAGTGATGGCGTCTACTCATCCCAAAATATACAAACACTTCGTTCGTGCTAACGGCACGGCTTTCGTTTCATCTCTCATCGCAATCATATTGCTCACCACTGGTGCGCCTCTGAGAGAATTTATTTTCCTTATGGTCGTCTATTATGCGATGTGGGTGTCAGTGGCGGCTATCGGAGTGAGTTATGGAGCTTCCTTAATCATGACCAATCCCGCCCACACAAAACCACTTGCCCATGTTGTTGCCATAGTAGTGTCTTTATTCGTCGCCATCCTTGGATCAGTGTACGCCTACATTGGTATACAGGAGCTGTACTTGTCGTGGAAGAGAAGGAAACATGAGCAGGAAGATCTTACAATCTCGCGTTATTTTTATCAGATTTTCAAAAAGTTAAATGTATGCTTTATTCGTCTCTTCTTACCAAGGTCGGATTCTTTCCACGACCTAAACGTACAGTGA